The DNA segment GGTTTGCCCTGATCGTGACTCTATTAATATAGGTAAAGTTTGAACAAAGATCACCAATAGAATTTTCTAGTGTGATATTGGTCTCAATTATTTAGTGTAATTATGCATTTGTAGTCAATACTTAGTCAAGTCATGCTAAGTGTTTAAAATTAAACATTAATTTTTGATGTTTTTTACGCTTTCACGAACCATTAACTCCGGATGCATTTCGAAAATACGCCTTTCATGTTCTTTGTCTTTAATTCTGCTCAATAAGATTTCGAATGCGGTTTTGCCGACGCGTCGCTTCGGTTGATGAATTGTCGTTAATGGAGGTGAAAAATATTCTGCTAAATCAATGTTATCGTAACCGATAATAGAGATATCCTCAGGTATACGTATCCCATTCTGCTGAAGTCTACTCATCATGCCGAGGGCCATAGTGTCGTTAAAGCAGAAAATAGCAGTTGGTTTTTTATCCATAGCCAAAATTTTATCTGCTGTTTCGACGGCAGTATCACATTCAAAGTTGCCTTCAAACACGTTAGCTTCATTAAACGTAATGTTGCTTTCTGCCAACGCTCTTTTATACCCGTCGAGTCGCTCAATACACAGTGTCTTATCTAAATGGCCACTCAAGCAAACGATATCAGTATGACCGTTATCAATAAGAAACTTCGTCGCTAGGTAACCCCCTTCCTCGGAGTTATCGATGATCTTGTCTTTTGATTGCTCTGATAACGATTCACCTTGTCCCCAGTCCATGAATACTTTTGGAATGTCAGCGTGAGAGTCGAGCATCTGCTGAAGTTCATGGGTTAGGTCAGAACACATGACAAAAATACCGTCAACGCGTTTTTCTGCGAGCATGCGTATATAATCGCGTTGCTTTTCGTAGATACCACCAGTATTACAAAGCACGAGAGTATAGCCTTGGCGATAACAATAGCTCTCGACACCGTTAATCACTTCTGCAAGAAATGGGTTGGTGGATTGAGTAACGAGCATACCGATGGTTTTTGTGGTATTGCATTTTAGACTACGAGCAACGGCACTGGGGGCATAATTCAACTCTTTTACCGCTTCGTTAACCCTTTGTTGAGTTGTTTCTGCAACAAAGCGAGTTTTGTTAATAACGTGAGACACAGTGGTTGTGGATACACCGGCTATGCGGGCGACATCTTTAATCGTTGCCATTATGGTTGTCCTATTCTGCGAAGGCTGAGCTTTTAGTGCGTATTATATCATACAGACATTGAAAGCGATTTCGTCAGCTAATGTCGAGAAAGCACAAAAGCCGCTATTAAACATAGCGGCTATCAGTAATCTTTACTCGTAAGTATGGGAACAATTTTATAGGCAAATAGCTCTGTAAACAATGATAGAAATTTGGTATTAAGACCTAGTACTCAGATTTAATACTTAGTATCCACATTTACTAAGGCTTATTCGCCAGTCAAGTAGATGCAATCTAGTTGACAGAAGCTAACAAGTAGCTCAGTAATGCTGCCATAGAAACCAAAGTCATCTAATTTGGCACATTTTTCGCTAAACTGTGGGATCCAGCTCATCAAATAAGTTTCTATAAAATCTTTTTGTTCGATCAATGCATCGTTTATGTGCTGGAGTTTTTCTAACTCGTTGGAACGAATGATCATATTACCCAAAAAATCGAGTTCAATGGCAACGTGATCTGCGGGCTCGTTAAAGCTTTCCTTTACATCAATACCTTTGCTTTGCATCAACGCTTCCATCTCTCTAGCGGGTTTATCGTTGAGCAATTTCGCTTTACCAATGTACATAGATGCATAGGGAAGTGCACCAGCCGAATCAGTGGTTAAGAATAGTTCACAATAATCAGCGGCCAGCTCTAAATGCGCATCTTCTCTATCTTGTAAGCGGTTGAGAGCGTCGATGAGTTTGTTTACAGGTGCTTTTAAGTTTTCGTTCTCTCCCAGTCCGGTTAAAAAAGAACGGATTTCATGAGATTGATATGTTTCAATTTCTTCTGGTGTTAGTTCACGCGCAAACAGGCTTGAGAGCCACCAGTATATTTCAGCTCGTTTCTCGTTAAATGCTTTTGTCTCTTCCATCACGATATTTCCTAAACTAATGAGGTCTCTATTAGTGTAAGCAAAAAATGTGAATAGAACTAATCCAAAATATGAATAAATATGACAGGAAATGTAAGGAAATTAACCCAAAGTCAATAAGTTGCCTTTAATCAATAAAGTGACAAATTTTGCACGTTTTTCAAAACTATTGCTAGAATTGTTAATAGATATGAATAAGATGATTATCAATCAAACAAGATATAAGCGGCGATTATGAGCAGTCATGTATTAGTTGTAGAAGATGATGTTGTCACTAGAAGTAAACTTGTCGGTTACTTTCAAAAAGAAGGTTATCAAGTTAGTGAAGCAGAAGATGGTCAGCAAATGCGTGGGATACTCGCTGAAAAAGAGATTGATCTCATCATGTTAGATGTCAACCTTCCGGGCGAAGATGGACTTATGTTAACGAGAGAGCTGCGTAGCCAGTCTACTATCGGTATCATTCTGGTTACTGGTCGAACCGATAGCATTGATAAAATCGTAGGGCTCGAAATGGGAGCGGATGACTATGTGACCAAACCGTTTGAATTGAGAGAGCTTCTTGTTAGGGTCAAAAATCTTCTTTGGCGAATCTCGCTGGTAAATCAAATCCCAGAAGATAAAGAGCTTGTGGATATCTCTGGAAATACGGTTTATTTTGGTGATTGGGTATTTGATATTCAGCGTAGAGCCTTATGTAAAGATGGTGAACCAGTGAAGCTAACTAAAGCTGAATATGAATTATTGGTTGCGCTAACGACGCATACTAATAAGGTGCTGAGTCGCGAGAGAATACTGAGCCTAATTAGTCATCGAGTCGATGCACCCAACGACAGAACGATTGATGTGTTAATAAGACGTTTACGTTCGAAGATGGAATATGATCCTAAGAATCCTCAAATATTCGTAACGGTGCATGGAGAGGGTTACATGTTTGCCGGCGAGTAAAATAAACTGAATGATTAAAATGCAAAAAAGCCGAGGAATATCCTCGGCTTTTTTATTCTGGTTGGGTAACCTTCAATTCCGTTTCTTCCGTAGTGAGAAGTGTATCTCGTACGTATGTCCACCAAAGGCCTAATTGTTCATGCCAATAGCGTTCAGTTTGCTCTAGATAGGCTGATTGGGGTGTGTATTTTTGCCAATATTGTTCAATATTCGATTGAGCCAAATAGTTAGTTGGTGCCGGCGTTGGATTCAGACCCGCGGAATTAAATTCCATAAGCGCTCTTTTCATATGGCTCGCAGAGGTGACCAAGACCAGTTTGCTTTGATTTACAAAAGCGGCGGCTTGCCTTGCCTCTTCCCACGTATCTTTTGCGGTTTCGAGAAGAATAATATCGGGTTTTGCGACACCAAGTGCTAACGCGACTCGTGCCATCATTTTTGCATGGCTGAATTCAGTACCTCCGGCGTAACCAGACAGTATTAATTTTGACCCTGGATACATTCGGATAATTCGAATCCCTTCAGTTAATCGCATCAACGCGGTCCGACTTAGTTCTGAAGTCGGCGGAATTTGATCATCTACAACATGGCCAGCGCCTAATACCATCACATAATCGATGTTTTCATCCACTGGTAAAAAAGCGGTAATCTCTCTTTCCATTGGCATCAATAGACGAGTAGAAATAGGTTGGAAAGAAACGAGAAAAATGCCAGCCAACGATAAAAACACAAATAGTACGCCAAACTTGTGTCTCTGGGTAAACATAATAAATAGCAAACCGATGAACCCGATAATTAATAGAGCGGGTAAGGGCATTGCTAGAGAAGAAACTATCTTTTTCAGCTCAAACATACTTAATTAGTCCGAAAAACCATCACTTAGAAGTAAAAAAGCAGCATACCCCTTTATTCTTATTATTCCTATGACAGAATAGCTGGCTCATTTAAAAAATGATGTTCCAATCATAAAAATGGAAAGTATTGAGTGTGAAAATGATGGCATAGCGCAAATATCTCAACGGTTAGCGGGGCTACGCCATCGATTCTTATTGTGTGATATCTCTTCAGAGATGTACAACTTAGGGAAGCAAGACATTGTCAAAAACGGCTTACTTGGACACTATTCGTTAATTCATTCTCCGGTTCAAAATAGATAAGAGAAGGCGAAATAGTTTGTCTACACATTTAAGCGTAACAATTAATAGGAACAACGATGAGTGAAATAACTCAAGCGCTTTCACAGCAGCCGATAGAAGAATTGGTTAGTTGGGTGAAAAAACATGACTTCTCATTGAATCTCTCTAGCGAACGGCTGGCATTTCTGATCTCAATCGCCGTTTTAGGGGATACAAAATTTGATGATGAGTTGGGTGAAGGAGAGTTGCATGATGCGTTCAAGATCGTCACTCAGTTATTTGAGAGTACCGGTGACGCAACCAGTTTCAGGGCAAACAACGCGATAAATGAATTAGTGACTCAAAAGCTAATCAGCCGTTTCACCAGTGAAAGTACGGATGGCTCAAGTATCTATAGGCTCTCATCTTTAGCCGTTGGTATTACAGATTATTACCTCAGGCATCGTCAGTTTTCAGAGCTTAAGCTCTCTATTCAGTTAGCGATGGTTTCCGATGAGATGGAGAAAGCGATGTCGGCCGCTCTTGAAGGTGGTGATATCGCCTATTGGCACAAGAAAGTGTATGGGGTACTGAAATACTCGGTTGGCGAAATATTCGATCAAATAGATCTAAATCAACGGGTAATGGATGATCAGCAACAAGAAGTTAAGCAGCAAATCGCTGAGTTATTAAATAAAGATTGGCAGGAAGCCATCAGTAATTGTGAATCACTACTGTCCGCCACCTCGAATACATTGCGAGAGTTACAAGACACGTTACAAACCGTAGGCGATGAGCTGCAAACTCGAATTCTTGATATTCAAGAGCAAATACGCGGTGAAGAAGCGTTAGAGTTCGTGGACCAAATTTTGTTTAGTTTGCAGGTAAAACTAGACCGAATTGTAAGTTGGGGTCAACAGGCGATCGACCTCTGGATAGGGTACGACAGGCATGTGCACAAGTTTATTCGCACGGCAATAGACATGGATAAAAACCGGGCATTCAGCCAAAGGCTTCGCGAATCAGTTAAGGGCTACTTTGATGCGCCTTGGTACCTCACTTATGCTGATGCAGAAAAACTGACCGATCTTCGAGATGAAGCAATGGTTTTAAGGGACGATGAGGTCACAGGTCATCTTCCCATGGAAGTTGAATACGAAGAGCTGCAACAAGTGAACGACGAGTTAACTACGCAGGTAACGTCGATGTTGGCGTTACATAAAGAGCAGGGTAAGGCGATAGAGCTTGGTTCGGTGTTGAAAAATTATCTCGCACAACACCCGCAAACTCATCATTTTGATCTCGCTCGAATTGTGATTGATCAAGCCGTTAGGCTTGGATATTCCGAATCTGACTATCAGGCTATTCAGCCAGATTGGCAATCTATTAACGATTTTGGCGCAAAGGTACAAGCAAATGTCATCAATAAATACTGACGAATATATGCCAGACAAACTGGTAAAGGCGATAGCCAATCCACTGTTTCCGGCTTTAGACAGCATGCTAAGAGCAGGCCGACACATATCAACCGATGATATGGATAATCACGCACTACTTTCTGACTTTGAAACGGAATTAGCGCTGTTTTATCAAAGATATAATACTGAACTGGTTAAGGCACCAGAAGGATTTTTCTATTTGCGACCGCGCTCAACGGCTTTGATCGGTCGCAGTGTCCTGTCAGAACTCGACATGCTCGTGGGGAAGGTGCTTTGTTTTCTTTACCTTAGCCCTGAGCGTTTGGCCCATGAAGGTATTTTCACTAATCAGGAATTATATGAAGAGTTGCTAGCATTAGCGGATGAGCAGAAATTAATGCGTATCGTTACTCACCGCTCTACAGGATCGGATCTTGATAAAGAGAAGTTATTTGAGAAAGTGAGAACCTCGTTAAGACGTTTAAAGCGGCTTGGTATGGTTATCGCGATAGGAGAGGATGGAAAATTTCGCATCAGTGAGGCGGTGTTCCGTTTTGGAGCTGATGTTCGTTTAGGGGACGAATTGAAAGAAGCTCAATTGAGATTGATACGTGATGGAGAGGCGGTGATAGCTCAACAATTCGGTAACGAACCCTCAGAAATCCAACGACAGAATGATAACCATGAACGCGGCGAAGAAATAGAGGACGAAGCATGATTGAAAGAGGTAAATATCAATCACTCACGATGATTAACTGGAATGGTTTTTTTGCTCGTACTTTTGATATCGATGATTTGGTTACAACACTATCTGGTGGTAACGGCGCAGGGAAATCGACGGCTATGGCGGCATTCATTACCGCACTTATACCCGATCAAACCTTGTTGCATTTCAGAAACACCACCGAGGCAGGTAGCTCTCAAGCGTCAAGAGACAAAGGGTTATTCGGTAAGTTACAACCTGGAGTCTGCTATGCGGCATTGGATGTCATTAATTCAAGAAAGCAACGCGTCCTTTTTGGCGTTAGGTTGCAACAAGTCGCCGGCCGAGACAAAAAAGTTGATATTAAACCGTTTGTTATTCAAGGGCTGCCAAGCCAAATGAAACCGACTGACGTGTTGATTGAAGCGTTATCTAACAATAGTGCTCGCGTCAGAAATATCAACGAACTTAAACAAGTGGTTGGTGAGACAGAAGGAGTCTTGTTTAAGGGGTTCAATTCAGTCGCCGATTATCATTCGCAGATGTTTGAGTTTGGAGTGTTGCCGAAAAAACTGAGAAACAGTAGTGACCGTTCAAAATTCTACCGGTTGATTGAAGCTTCCCTATACGGGGGGATCTCTAGTGCGATCACGCGTTCGTTAAGGGATTATTTATTGCCACAAAATGGCGGGGTTAAAAAAGCGTTTCAAGATATGGAATCGGCGCTGCGTGAAAACCGAATCACACTCGATGCAATTAAAGCGACGCAGATTGACCGGGACTTATTTAAGCATCTGCTCACTGAGTCCACTAATTATGTTGCCTCTGACTACATGCGTCATACGAACGATCGAAAAAATCGACTCGATAAAGCGCTTTCACTGCGTAGTGAGCTGTTCAGTTCACGGCGTCAACTAACAGAGCAGCATCAACTGCTCAATTCTATTCAAAAAGAGTTAGAACGCCTAACAGAGCAGGAACTCGCTCTTGAATTAGACCACCAAGCCGCATCCGATCATCTTCAATTAGTCCAGAATGCATTGAGACAGAAAGAGAAAATTGAACGTTACATCGATGACTTAGCCGCGTTAAACGAGCGGTTAGAAGAACAGATGATGGTGGTGGAAGAGTCGCAAGAATGCGTTTTGCATCACGATGAACAAGCGACATTAGCAGAGCAAGAAGTCGATAGTTTACAGATGCAGTTGGCAGACTACCAGCAAGCACTCGATGTGCAACAAACACGTGCGTTGCAATATCAACAAGCAGTGGAGTCTTTGCAACAAGCGCGCGTGGTATTCAAAGACCCAACGCTTTGTCTTGAAGATATTACGCCTTTATCAGCAAAGCTTAAGCAGCAAGAACAAGAGCAGACGCAAACTTTGTTGGCGCTTAAACATAAATTCGATATTTCGTCGGCAGCGGCTGAACAGTTTGAAGAGGGTTTAAGTTTGGTGCAAAGCATTTATGTTGATGCAGAGAGACCGAACGTATTGGAGTATGCAAAACAAGCGATAACGACACTAAAAGATGGGGAGTTATTGCTGGCGAATGAGTCGCAGTGGAAGTCTCAATTTAAGGAGATCGAGCGCGAACTCAACCAACAGAAGCAAGCATTAGATCTCGCCGAGAGATATAAGAACACCAGTCAGTTCGACCTCAATGACGAGAGTGATGTAAGTCAAGAATATCTGCATCATCAGGCATTGATTGAGGAGATAGAGCGTTCAGTAGAGCTTGGCCGAGACCAACGAATTCAGCTTACTCAACAGGTACAAAGCTTTCAGTTAGCCTTAAAGCAACTAGAAGCTCGCGCTCCCGCATGGATAGAGGCAAACAATGCGCTTGAACAGCTGGGTACACAGACTGAAGAGCCGTTGAATAGCCGCCAAGCGGTTATGTCTCATATGCAAAGAGTGTTGGAATCAGAAAAGCAGACTAACCAAGAGAAAGAGCGATTAGCTATACGTCGGGATCAGCTAAATCAGCAAATAGAACAGCTTGCCTCATCGGGGGGAGCAAACGACGCACGATTAAAAGACGTTGCTGTAACTTTGGGCGGTGTCCTGCTATCAGAAATATATGACGACATTACTCTGGAGGATGCGCCGTATTTTAGTGCCATGTATGGCCCAGCCCGTCATGCTGTTGTTGTTTCAGATTTGAGTGGTGTGAAAGAAAAACTGAATCAAATGACTGACTGCCCAGAAGATGTTTATGTCATAGAGGGCAATGTTGACGCGTTTGATGACAGTACATTCGACGCAAGTGAGTTGGAAGGTGCTGTGTGCGTTCAATACAATGAAAGGCAATTACGGTATTCTCGTTTTCCACAGATACCTCTATTTGGCCGAGCGGCACGCGAGCAAAGGCTAGATATCTTGCGTAAAGAGCGAGACGACGTTCTTGAATTGCACTCTATAGCGGCGTTTGATTCGCAAAAAATCCTACGTTTGTACCAAAGATTTAGCCAGTTTGTGTCGATTTATATTCAAGATGCGTTTGAGACGGACCCTGAAAAAGAGATGCAAAAGATTAGGGCTAGGCTAGCAGAGACTCAGCGTGAGTTAAGCGGCGTAGAGTCGGCGACTAAGCAACAGCAGTCTCGGTTGCTCCTAAGTAAACAAGCGATTAATTTACTGGATAAAATCCTGCCTGTTATCGGTTATTTAGCTGACGATTCAACCATAGAGGACAGACGTTCAGAGGTGGCGCGACAATTGGATAACGTGTCGGAAAGTAAGGTATTTATTCGCCGACATAAATCCAGTATCAACGTGCTTGAAGGGTATCTTTCGGCATTGGCGAATGACCCCGAACAGTCTGTCTCAATTGAATTGGAATACAAGCAGGTTGATCAAAACCTACAAGCATTGAAACGTAATCAATTTGCTCTAGCCGATCTAAAAGAGCGCCGCACCTATTTCGCTTACAAAGATTCTGTCTCAATGTTAGCTAAAAGCAGTGAGCTAAGTGAACAGCTAAAACAGAAACTGCTTGAAGCTGAGTCGCTCCGAGTAAGTTATAGGGCGTCGCTAAAGCTGGCAAATCATGAATTTAATCAGACAAATCAGATATTAGTATCACTTAAAAGCGCTTACCAAGCCAAATCTGAGACCGTTCAAGAATTTAAAGACGAGTTGCAAGAATTCGGAGTTAGCACTTCTGAAGGCTCAGAAGATCGTGCTCGTAGCCGTAAAGAATCGCTGTTCGATCAACTGCATTCTAGCCGAAACCGCCGGAGTGAGCATTCGCGTACTATTACCGCGACTGAATTAGAAATGAAATCGGTAGCACAAACGCTGAAACGTTCAGAAAAAGAATATAAAGAGATTCGAAATATCGCAGTATTGGCGAAATCAAGTTGGTGTGAGGTGCTACGCCTTGCGAAACAACATGACGTAGAAAGACGTCTCTATCGCCGTGAACTCGCATATTTAAGTGCAAGGGAACTGCGTTCCATGTCCGACAAGTCTTTGGGAGCACTTCGTTTAGCGGTTGCTGATAATGAGGAGCTTCGTGACACATTAAGGGCCTCGGAAGAAAATGCGTACCCTGAACGCAAAGTGCTGTTTTACATTGCTGTTTATCAGCACCTCAAACAGCGTATCCGACAAGATATTATTCGCACTGATGACCCGGTCGAAGCGATAGAAGAGATGGAAGTCGAGTTAGCAAGATTGAGTGAGGAGCTGACGTTACGTGAAAATCGTTTAGCGATCAGTTCCGATTCTGCAGCATCGATAATCAAGAAAACAATCCAACGAGAACAAAACCGTATTCGACTGCTAAACCAAGGTTTATCGAATATTAACTTTGGTCAGGTGAAGGGAGTTCGCTTGAACGTCAATATTCGTGAAAGTCACGAGACACTTTTAAAAGGATTGGCTCATCAACAGGATACGCACAGAGACCTATTTGAAACCTCTCGTTTTACCTTTTCAGAAGCGATGGCTAAGTTGTTTCATCGTGTGAACCCGCATATCGATATGGGGCAGCGCTCTCCTCAAATATTGGGAGAAGAGCTACTCGATTATCGCAACTACCTCGAACTAAACGTGGAAGTGAATCGAGGAACAGATGGTTGGTTACAAGCCGAATCGGGTGCGCTTTCTACTGGTGAAGCAATCGGAACTGGTCAGTCGATATTGTTGATGGTGGTTCAAAGCTGGGAAGAAGAGTCTCGTCGATTGCGTAGCAAAGATATCGTACCATGCCGTTTACTCTTCTTAGATGAAGCCGCTCGACTAGACAGCAAATCGATTAATACATTATTTGAGCTATGTGATCGCTTAGATATGCAGTTACTTATCGCAGCACCGGAGAATATCAGTCCTGAGCAAGGGACGACTTATAAACTCGTTCGAAAGATATTCAAAGACCACGAACATGTGCATGTTGTAGGACTGAAAGGGTTTAGTAAGAAGAATGACCTCAACCAAGATGTGCAAGGAAAATTATTGGAAAATTAGTTCGCACAAATAAATTGTACAAAAGAACGAATCTCAAATAATGAGATTCGTTCTTTTCTCCCCAATCAATCAATTCAACGAGTAAATATAAACATAGTTAATAACCTGTAACGCCCTTAACCGTAAAAATAATATTAGGCATTATCAAATAAATATTTTTATAGTTTTGCTATGTTGTAATTCCTCAGACTAATTAGAATCAACCCTATTGTAGGGTGAAGTTTTTACTTGGTATTTATTTATAACCTTGTCTGAAAATCAACGACACGACGATTATATTTTAACCTGCTATTTATGGTTATATTAATTATTCGTTCGGCTCCAGTCTGCATACATATTAACCCTGTTTAGTGTTTATTGTTGGAGCCTTATTATGAGCGGCGGAATTAAATGTTTTTTGTGTAGTATTATTATTTTATTAGGAGGGTGTAATGACGGTGATGTCATCGTTGATGATGATATCGCGGGTGAAGTGGACACAGGTGTAGGTGAAACGGAAAATGACAGTGACGATCTGGTTGTTCCCGACCCGAGTGTTTCGTATCTGATCCCTTCAGAATCTATTCTACGAACTGAATTGATCGCGCGCGAGCTAAGAGATGGCATGGACTTAGATGATGTATCGGTTTCTTATGATAACAATTTTCAGTTTCTGCTATCTAATAACACACCCCGGACGCTTGTTCATCCTGTGGTGCAAATGGGTGACGTGTTTTATACCATTGAAAAAACGGTTGAGGCATTTTCAACTATTACCGTAAGAAGTCCCGTATCTATTAGCGATGCGGCAATATTATTTTATGAAGAGACCCCTTTTTTTAGAGTGAAAATCAATTCATTTAATACCAATACGAATGATGATACAACATTAGATGCAACCGCAGTTCAGATAGAAAGTTTTACTAAAGAGATCGTTGGTTACCGGGTGGTCAATAACTATTTTTCTTATGTAAATCATGCTACTACTTTCTTACTGAAGAGAGCTGGGTTATTACCTGCGTTATCAACGAAAGAGAATAGAATTTCAAATAAGAGTTATGATTGTGGTTTCGACCATTCAACGCCAATGTTACGCTATTCGGATAGTGACTCAGCGACAGAAAAACTGTTCAGTTTACTAAATCATAAGCCTAACTCACATTATGAGGCTCGTTATGTTGATGGGTTAGTTTATGGGATGGCGACGGTCGGAAATGGTTGGCTAAGTGTGGTTGATAAAGTGCTATATAAAAAAGGGCAGATTACGCCCAATGACATTTATTTACATGAGAAACATCATAATCATGGTTTTAATCATAGTGGTGGAATGACCTACGGTTGGCCAGATAAATCGGAAGCCTATATTAGGAAGGCCGACTACTCTTTTTTTGAAAACCCAGGGCTACTTGCTACGCCGTTGGTGACAAAACAGAACGCTCGATTATTACCTGATGGTACTGTACAAATTGATATTCGCTGGTTTCATAAAGACAAAGATAAAGAACAAACGCTCAATAATTTCTTATTTATTAGTGGAAACAAAATGGTCATTAATGAAATAGGATATGTAAATCAAGATGGTTCGACAACATCCGTTGATTTTGATAACCAATTTGATAACCAGTTGATTACAATTTCAGAAGATAAAATTCATATTAAAACCACACATTTCGATGAGATTAATAGCCTTGAAATGCCTATTGGTTTGTATATAAACGCTAGTCGTCCGTTGGAATCGAAATATGAATTACTAATGTTGGCAGGTGATGATGACAAAGTTCATGGTAATTTGAAAATCGACCTATCTTTTCTTGGGGTTGAAGATGAAGATGGTAAACGTGTAGTGTTTATTGAAAGAGAAGGTCAAAAAACAGAAGAAGGAAAATACGTTGATGAGGAACAGTTGTATTTACCTGAGGAAGCGAAATTATACTGTGAGAGTAAAGGGCTTGAATTAGGAATTCTTGATGCATATAAAAGCTCGGCATTAATGAGTTTTCAACATAAGTATTTGCCTTATAGCTCAATGGTTGGAATCTCTCCAGAGAAGGGCACTCCAGTTGCGATATTAAGTACGTCAAGTTACAAACCAAATGCGAGTAACTACACAGATAAAGGCTCTCTCATCGTTTGTGCAAAACCAGATTAAACGTAGTGACGCAATAAAAAGCCAATCGCAATCATAGGGTTGGCTTTTTATTTGTTATTTTTTCATTAA comes from the Vibrio sp. DW001 genome and includes:
- a CDS encoding substrate-binding domain-containing protein, translated to MATIKDVARIAGVSTTTVSHVINKTRFVAETTQQRVNEAVKELNYAPSAVARSLKCNTTKTIGMLVTQSTNPFLAEVINGVESYCYRQGYTLVLCNTGGIYEKQRDYIRMLAEKRVDGIFVMCSDLTHELQQMLDSHADIPKVFMDWGQGESLSEQSKDKIIDNSEEGGYLATKFLIDNGHTDIVCLSGHLDKTLCIERLDGYKRALAESNITFNEANVFEGNFECDTAVETADKILAMDKKPTAIFCFNDTMALGMMSRLQQNGIRIPEDISIIGYDNIDLAEYFSPPLTTIHQPKRRVGKTAFEILLSRIKDKEHERRIFEMHPELMVRESVKNIKN
- the torD gene encoding molecular chaperone TorD, whose translation is MEETKAFNEKRAEIYWWLSSLFARELTPEEIETYQSHEIRSFLTGLGENENLKAPVNKLIDALNRLQDREDAHLELAADYCELFLTTDSAGALPYASMYIGKAKLLNDKPAREMEALMQSKGIDVKESFNEPADHVAIELDFLGNMIIRSNELEKLQHINDALIEQKDFIETYLMSWIPQFSEKCAKLDDFGFYGSITELLVSFCQLDCIYLTGE
- the torR gene encoding two-component system response regulator TorR, translated to MSSHVLVVEDDVVTRSKLVGYFQKEGYQVSEAEDGQQMRGILAEKEIDLIMLDVNLPGEDGLMLTRELRSQSTIGIILVTGRTDSIDKIVGLEMGADDYVTKPFELRELLVRVKNLLWRISLVNQIPEDKELVDISGNTVYFGDWVFDIQRRALCKDGEPVKLTKAEYELLVALTTHTNKVLSRERILSLISHRVDAPNDRTIDVLIRRLRSKMEYDPKNPQIFVTVHGEGYMFAGE
- the elyC gene encoding envelope biogenesis factor ElyC; the encoded protein is MFELKKIVSSLAMPLPALLIIGFIGLLFIMFTQRHKFGVLFVFLSLAGIFLVSFQPISTRLLMPMEREITAFLPVDENIDYVMVLGAGHVVDDQIPPTSELSRTALMRLTEGIRIIRMYPGSKLILSGYAGGTEFSHAKMMARVALALGVAKPDIILLETAKDTWEEARQAAAFVNQSKLVLVTSASHMKRALMEFNSAGLNPTPAPTNYLAQSNIEQYWQKYTPQSAYLEQTERYWHEQLGLWWTYVRDTLLTTEETELKVTQPE
- the mukF gene encoding chromosome partition protein MukF produces the protein MSEITQALSQQPIEELVSWVKKHDFSLNLSSERLAFLISIAVLGDTKFDDELGEGELHDAFKIVTQLFESTGDATSFRANNAINELVTQKLISRFTSESTDGSSIYRLSSLAVGITDYYLRHRQFSELKLSIQLAMVSDEMEKAMSAALEGGDIAYWHKKVYGVLKYSVGEIFDQIDLNQRVMDDQQQEVKQQIAELLNKDWQEAISNCESLLSATSNTLRELQDTLQTVGDELQTRILDIQEQIRGEEALEFVDQILFSLQVKLDRIVSWGQQAIDLWIGYDRHVHKFIRTAIDMDKNRAFSQRLRESVKGYFDAPWYLTYADAEKLTDLRDEAMVLRDDEVTGHLPMEVEYEELQQVNDELTTQVTSMLALHKEQGKAIELGSVLKNYLAQHPQTHHFDLARIVIDQAVRLGYSESDYQAIQPDWQSINDFGAKVQANVINKY
- the mukE gene encoding chromosome partition protein MukE yields the protein MSSINTDEYMPDKLVKAIANPLFPALDSMLRAGRHISTDDMDNHALLSDFETELALFYQRYNTELVKAPEGFFYLRPRSTALIGRSVLSELDMLVGKVLCFLYLSPERLAHEGIFTNQELYEELLALADEQKLMRIVTHRSTGSDLDKEKLFEKVRTSLRRLKRLGMVIAIGEDGKFRISEAVFRFGADVRLGDELKEAQLRLIRDGEAVIAQQFGNEPSEIQRQNDNHERGEEIEDEA